The Pseudomonas sp. SCB32 DNA window AGATCTGGGTACCGGAAGCCGTCACGTCAAAATATTTGCCACCGCTGACGTTGGCCATGCTCTTGAGCAACGCCGTCCAGCCCGGCCCCTGGCCCGTGGTGACCTTGTCGATATCCACCGTATAGGTGGTGATCCCCAGGGTGCTCTTCTTCATGAAGCGCGCCCATTCGTCGGCCATGTTGTCCTGGGAGCCACTGGGGGAAATCGGGATAGCAGTGGTATTGCCGCCCGCCGCGCTCAGCGCACTGGTGGCCTGCTTGAGGTCGTTGGTGTTGTCCTGCGCTGCGCCGTTGCTGATGTAGATGATGAAGTTGTTGGCGCAACCGGTAACGATGGGATTGTTGTAGGGGCTGCCGTTCACTGACGACAGTGCGTTGCCGCTGAGGGCGTAGATGGCATTGGAAGATGCAGTGCCCGAGTTGTTCCCGGTGTAGTCAGTCTTGACCTTCTGGTTACCGGAGTTGGGCACGCCCGCCGAGTAGTAAAGCCAGGCCTCCTCCATGGTCTTGCTGATCTTGCCACCGTTGGACTTGTCCGCGCCCACGTCCAGGCTGTTCACCAGGGCCTGGTACTTGGTCTTGTTGGGAGCATCGAACAGACGAATAGCGGCGCGGACATAGCCACCGTCATCGCCCTTGTTGCCGCCTCCGGACTCGGTGAACATCATCAGACCGACCCGGAACTTGTTCGCCTGCAGCCCGTTGATCACCGATACCAGTGCAGCCTTCTCGTTAGTGAACGGCGTATTCCAGTTAGCCGTGTTGTCGAGGACGATCAATACGTTGGGGGCATCCGCGGCGTTGGGCGGCGTGCCAACGAACAAATCGATATCGTCGGCGCGAGCCATCGCACCGGCGAGGAGCAGCATGCACAATGCGGATACTCGCCCGAGTGCCGAGACATTGTCCTGAGTCTTCATATTCATGCTCCGCACGCTGCGAGTTTCTGCGAATCGGTGAGTTGCACACGCACCCCCGAACGCACCTTGACTGCCGCACCGCTCACGTTGTCCGTCACCGAGGCATTCAGGGTCCAGGTGGTATTCCAGCTCTGAGTGCACATGTTCTTGGTCCCCATGCCACAGAGCGATGAATTGCCAGTCTGCCGCGCACCGCTGCACACCGGTGGCGCCACGATGACCGTATAGTCCGTGACACCGTCGTTGTTGATGTCGACATTGATCGGCTGCGTCCCTGTCGGAGTGGTGGCGAAGGACGAACCGATCACTTGCTGGATGCCGACGTTTGCAGCGGCAATGGCCTCATTGCGGAACTGCATGTTGCCCACCGCTTTCAGGTTGGTTCCGCTCAAGGTGTAGGCACTCCCCACCATCAGCATCAGCATCAACAGCATCACCAGGGTGACCACCAGGGTCGCCCCCCGCTGCTCCCCCGCCTTACCGTTTGTGCTCATGGCGTCTGCCTCCTGCGGGACACGTTCACCAACGCTGCGCTGGAAGTGAACAGGTGCCGCTTGTAGCTATCGGTGAACGGCCCGAGGGTGGCGCCCCCAAGGGCATACGTCTTGTCCGAGGTGTAGCCCGGCGCCACCGAACGGCTGCGCACCAGGACATAGAGCTTGGCTTCCACGACATTCATGAGGTCCGCCAGCGCACAGGAGCCTGCACCGCAATGGATGAAGCTGCCGTCCGCCGTCCCATCACCACGATTGGTCGGTGAAGTCTGGTTGGTGGGGTCGGTCCAGATAATCGCCTGGTCGTATCGCACGGCGCCGCCGGTCTTACTGATGTTGTCGATCCCCAGCTCGACGCGGAACGCCTCGATGCCCTCGATGAGTGGCACCGCCGCCTGCTGGCCGGTGACGGGCGTAGCGCCGCCAGAAGAGTCGAACTGCGAGCGCATCAGTGTGGGAATGCCATCTCCCGGCGTTACCGCATAAGTGCGCACGTAATAGATGTCGGTAACGTACTTTCGACTCTCAGCCAGGGCGAGGCAGTCGCGCTGATGCAGGACGAATCCGCCCGTGCCGAACACATAGGAGGAGGCCGGCTCGGTGCTGCAGGATGAAACCTGGAAATACACCTTACCCGCCGTAGAAGCCTCGCAGTTACCAACACCCGGAGAACAGGTAGCGACATGCCGGACCACCAGCACATCGGAATTGGTGGCCAGGTTGGTCACTATCCCGGAGCATCCCGCAGGAACCGCCGAAAAGGCCTGTACGGCGACGCCAAGCACGGCCGTCTTGTCCGCTGCCGTCCAGGTCGAGAAGTCTCCACATACCGGCGGCAGCGCCGCAGGAACGTCAGTCGGAACGTCGGACCAGGTCAGATCGTCGAACTGTGGGATATAGCCATTCCAGAATCCGGCATGGGACAGGTCTTCCTGCATCAGCTGCACCGCGAACCGACCATTTTCGATCAGCGCGTTGGTGTTGGCCATGTCGTCATTGGTTCGACGCAAATTCAGGTAGAGCGACAGGACGCCAACCATGATCAGCAGACCGATGGTCACGGCGACCATCATCTCTACCAGGGTGAACCCTCGCTGCTGGACAAGGCGCCTCATAGCGTGGCTACCCGCACGATGGTGGTCACCACACGGCGACAGAGATCATCTTTGCAGTCCGATGTACCACCACCATTGTACTGGCCGCTGCCGCAGGCCACGCTGGTGGGTGGCGCCGAAATCGGGCTCATGCCCTGCCAGGCCACGGTGATCAGGTACTGCCCGCTCCCCAGGGACTCGACGCAACCGCGCCCTCCCAGCATGGCGCCCGCCTTGACGTTTCCACCGCCGACTTCGGCGGCACCCTGCAGATTGTTGCACCAGTCGGCCAGGTCAGCCTGTTGGCGCGTGGCGGTACTGGTCGAACAGGTCATTCCAGCACCCACGGGGCTGGCGCTACCGGTGACGTAGTTGGCGGAGTTGTTCGGATTGGCAGTCATCCGACTGGACATATCGTTGAGCAGCAACAGCGCCTGGGCACGCTGATAGGACTCCATGTCCGATAACTGCATGCGCGTCTGCAGCTTGGCCAACCCGAGCAGGCCCAGAGAGATGATCAGGATGCTGACCAGCAACTCGATAAGGGTCAAACCACGCTGTCGAGAGAGAACCATAGCGCTCACCACTTTGCCGTCGGAGTCTTGTTGCCGATGCTGTCGAGGGTCAAGGCACCGTCACTGGCTTGCCTGCCGCTAGGGGTAAACGTGATGGTGTAGGTCGGCGGCGTTGCTGCGTTATTGACGGTGATGCTGTAGCTGTAGTTGCTCGACACATCACTGGTCAGTGTGTAGCCGCTGCTCGCCATCGCCGCCGAATCCGCATAGATGCGATTGGCCAACAGGTATTGCTGCTCGCGATTGGCGATGTCCATCATCTGCGCCTGCGCGGCCGAGCGCTTGCCACGGATGATGTACTGCTGATAGCTGGGATAGGCGATAGCCGCCAGAATGGCGACGATCGCGACAACAACCATCAATTCGATCAGGGTGAATCCACGGGAACGAATAGGCATTATTCGGACTCTTGTTCTTTAGCCTTCCAAGACAACTCTATTCGCGAAATGGCGAACTGCCATTCCATTGACCGGCAATTTGAGACCAGTCGTCGCTCAGCGTTGTATAGGAAATCAATCAACGAATAATTCACGGGACCAAATCCCTCGAAAGACCGACCCAAAACGGCTCAAAGCCAGCAAGGACGCGTCATTAGAGCGAACCCCTCCGATTGCGACAAGTGCTATAGCGAGCGCTCATAGCCATCGTTTTTTTAATCTTTTCCCTGAAATACGCGATCTATGGCAGCCAGGGGCTGAAACTCTCCCTTAAAACCAAATAACGGATGTCAAAAAAAAGTTAAGGAATTGCCAGCATCAATTCAAAAGTGTGAACCACTTATCAGTATCCCTTCTCCATCGCACCGGGTTTGGAAGCAGGACGCAGACGGGCCATTTGACCGAAACATTCCTCCAACGACCACGGCGGACAACAGCCCAAGCCATGGGTTGGACATGCTCTGAAAGCCCCTCCCGACAGGAAATCAGCCGGCGCTTTCGCGTCCTTCACGCAAAGCCTGCGCGAAAGCATCCAGCGGCATCGGCCTGCCAAACAAGTACCCCTGCAGCACATCCACCTTTCGCTCGTTCAGGTAGCGCCACTGCTCCTCGGTTTCCACACCTTCGGCGATGATCATCAGGTCCAGCTTGCCGCACAGCTCGACGATGCTGTCGAGGATACGCACTGAAAGCGCATCGACACCGATCATCGCAACGAAGCTCTTGTCGATCTTCAGTGCATCCACCTTGAAACGATGCAGATAGGCCAAGCTCGAGTTGCCGGTACCGAAATCATCGAGAGCGAGCCGGATTCCCTGGGCATCCAGGCGCTCGAACAACTGGTCAGTCAATTCGCTGGCGGCGATCAGCTCCCGCTCGGTCAGCTCCAGCACCAGGTTCAGCTGGTGCGGCAGGAACTTCGCCTGCAGCTTCAGGCAATCATCGAACAAGCCCGCTTCGCTGCAGTGCACGGCACTGATGTTGATGCCCAGATGAAAATCCGCCCCCAACAACTCGGCATAGGGAGCCAGTCCATCCCCCACCTGACGCATCAGGTCGCGCGTCATCGGCACGATCAGGCCCGAACGCTCGGCCATTGGGATGAACAGGTCCGGCCCGACCATACCCTCTCGCGGGTGCTGCCAACGCATCAACACCTCCGCGCCGACCCAGCGCCCATCACGCGCATCCACCAATGGCTGCAAGTAGGGGATGAACTCTCCGGCCATCAGTGCCCGCTCCAACTCCAGGCTCGGCGTCGCGGAACGCCCCCATAGCCAGTAGCAGGCCAATCCCGAGATGGCCCCCAGCATCAGCAGCAAGATGGCGAGCGGCAGTGCCTCCTGACGAATGTGACGCCACTGCGAACCCTCGGGATAGCCTCCTATCACCGCATACGGGAAGCGTTCGGAGACCAGGCGAATATGGCCGATCGGCAAAGGGGCGGGCTCCCCTTCATGCACATTCCCCTCTTCATCCATCCACGTCGCGCCGACCTGCAACTGCAGGTCACTGCGTTGATTGACCAGTTGCAGAGTGGTGCTCAGATAGCGCCCATCGACAGTGGCCAGTGCGCCGTACTCCCCTTTGACTTCGCGCAGGATCAGCACGGCAACCTTGGGCGTCACCGGATTGCCCGCCATCAGGCGCAAGCGTCCTTCCACGTAGGAAGCGCCCTCCAACGGCTCCTTGAAATCACCAAATAACGAGGTGCAGTAGATATCGTCACCCCGCGTGAGATTGACCGAGCGCACGAACGGAACCACAGCGACCTGTTCCCTCAGCACCAAGGTCGAGTCATTGCAGGGCTTACCCGCCTGCGAAAGCGCCACCCGGGCCGCCCCCTCGGCATTGCCCAGCATGAGATCGAACAGGCGCAGCGCCTCGCTGGAGGCCGTATGCGCCTCGACGGACATGCTTCGCAAGGCCTGCCAATAGATGATGATGCCGCCCAGCGTCAGGGGGAGCACCGCCATCGACAGGGCAAACACCAAGCGTGGCACCCGCCGGCGTCGGGCATAGTTGCGTAACGGCATCCTCGTTCCTTGCTGTGCGACCTTTCGCCTCGCTTCCTGGGAAGCGTCATGGGTGCAGCTTAGAACAGAGGTCGCTCGATAAAGGCCGAATCTGGCCGGAAAACGTATAATCCCGCCCGACTCATCCAGGGCACCGCCCTGCCGACCCACGATTCGCTCCAGAAGGCGCCATGTCCAGACCGCAGCTCCAGCCCGCGGGAAACTTCCCGCCCGCCACGCTCATCCGCCGCTTTGCCGCCATGTTCTATGACTTCCTGCTCTGTGTGGCACTGATGATGGTCGTGACCCTGATCTATCAGCAGGGCTTCCTGCGGCTCATCTATGGCAGCGAGAAGCTCAAGCAACTGGCCGACCAGGGCGGCTTGATCGGCGACCCGCTGCTGTCCAGCCTGTTGTTCATCAGCCTGTTCGCCTTCTTCGCCAAGTTCTGGACTCATAACGGCCAAACCCTCGGCATGCAGGTCTGGGGCATCCGCGTACAGAACGCCAACGGCTCGCGGATCAGCCTGCTACAGGCGTTGCTGCGCTTCGTGATTTCCATTGGTTCCTGGGCCTGCCTGGGCCTGGGCTTCCTGTGGATGCTCTGGGACAAGGACAAGCGAACCTGGCAGGACCGTTACTCGGAGAGCGTGGTGATCCAGATTCCCAAGGAAGTACGCAAGACGACCCAAGGACGGAGCTGAGCCCTTACCTGAGCCCGAACAAAAAAAAGCCCGCCAATTGGCGGGCTTTTCGTTGCTTCGAGCAGGGGCGCGGTCACCCCGCCCGTCGAAGCAGCAACGCTCCCAGGAAGGCGCAGATTGCCGCCGGCACCAGCACCGCCAGCAACGGCGGGAAGTTGAAGACCTGGCTGGAAGGGCCGAGCAGATCCTGGGCAATGCGGAAGGAGAAGCCCACGAGCACGCCGGTGAACACGCGCTGCCCCAGCGTCACGCTGCGCAGCGGGCCGAAGATGAAGGAAATCGCCATCAGCACCAGCGCAGCCGTGACCGCCGGCTGCAGGATCTTGGTCCAGAACGCCAGCCAATAGCGATTGGCGCTCAACCCCTGGTCCTCCAGGTAATGGATGTAGCTCCACAACCCGCTGATGGACAGGGCTTCAGGCTCCATCACAACCGTATTCAGCAGTTGCGGAGTGAGCTGGATATTCCATGGTTCGTACTGCGCCTCACGCACTTCGCTGCGCTTCTCATCCATATGCAGCACCGTGGTGGTGACGTTCTCCAGCACCCACTGGTTGTCACGGAAGCGCGCACGCTTGGCGAAGCTGGAAGTCTGCAGACGACGTGCTTCGTCGAAGTCGTAGCGGGTCACGCCCAGCAGGACCCCATCCGAACGCACCACGTTGATCTGGATGAACTCGCGTCCCTGGCGGTGCCACAGGCCGGACGTCGAGTTCGTCACCCCGCCACCGCTCTGCGCCAGGGCACGGTCGTTCTGGGCCATGGTCTCGGTGTAAGGCACCACGTATTCGCCCAGCAGGATGCCGGCGCACATCAGCACCAGCATCGGTTTCATGACTGCCCAGACGATGCGCTGCAGCGATACGCCAGCGGCGCGCATGATGGTCAGCTCGCTGTTGCTGGCCAGGGTGCCGAGACCCACAAGGCAGCCGATCAGCGCAGCCATCGGCAGCATGTCGTAGGCGCGGCTGGGCGCGGTGAGAAGCACGAACTTGAGGGCATCAACGAGCGTGTAGGTGTCGTTGATCTGGCCCAGTTGATCGACGAACGCGAACAGTTCGGCCAGGCCGAGGATCACCCCGAGCACGGCGAGGATGGAGATGAAAACGGTGATGCCGATGTAACGATCCAGCTTACGCATGGTTCAGCCCCCGCGCAGATTTCGCCTGTGCGGCGGCGAGCTTGAGCCGCAGCGGCTCCCAATACAGCAACAGCAATCCGATGCTCAGGAACAGGGCATGGATCCACCACAGTCCCAACGCCAGGGGGATCTTGCCCTTGTCGAGCATGCCGCGGCCGGCGATCAGCAGCGCAAGGTACGCCATATAAAGCAGAACCGCCGGCAGCAGCTTGAGGAAACGCCCCTGACGCGGATTGACCCTCGAGAGCGGAACCGCCAGCACGGTGACCACGAAGACCAGCAGCGGAATCGAGAGGCGCCATTGCAGCTCGGACTTCATCCGCACGTCAGTACTGCTGATCAGCTCGGAGGTGGGAATGGCGTCACGGTCATCGATCTCGCTGCTGACTTCCGGCTTGGGCAGCAGCACGCCGTAGGTGTCGTACTTGATCACCCGGTAGTCGGCCTGTCCCGGCGTGCCGTCGTAGCGATAGCCGTCCTTGAGGATCAGGTAGCGACTGCCATCGGCATGGATCTGCTGTTCGCCAGTGTTCGCCACCAGCACCGAAGCCCCGCCGTCCTTACCATTACGCGGCGGATTCTTGTCGGCAATGAATACGCCGCCCAGTTGCGTACGCTCATTGGCCAGGGTCTCGGTGTAGGTCACGCGCGAGCCTTCGCGCATCGACTGGAACCGCCCCGGCGCCAGGGTATCGAACTCGGTCATCGCATCCTGCTTGTTCAGCAGCAATTGCATCTGAGTAATACCCTGCGGCGCCGCCCACAGGCTCAGCCAGGCAACGACCAGCGACACCAGCAGCGCAGGGGCCAGGCTATAGACCGTCAGGCGCTGCTGGCTCATGCCGGTAGCGGTCAGCACCGTCATCTCGCTGTCCAGGTACAGCCGCCCGTACGCCAGCAGGATGCCCAGGAACAGCCCCAGCGGCAGGATCAGCTGGAGGAAGCCCGGCAGGCGCACGCCCATGATCATGAACAGCGAGCCCGGATCGAGCATGCCTTGGGCGGCCTGCGCCAGGTACTTGATGAAACGGCCGCTCATGATGATCACCAGCAACACGGCGCTCACCGCGCTCATGGTGATCAGCACTTCACGGGACAGATAACGGAAGACAATCAAACCGGACACTCCAGGGTTGTCACGCTCAGCCGGCTACGCTCAAACTAGCCGTCGTGAAGCGTTTGCCGGCCCGCGCGAGCGCGATCCAGCGAAAATAGCCGGCATTATCCTGCGATTCGCCAGGCCTGTCACTGCACAGTCTGCCTGAGCCTCGCGGACCACCTTGCCATCGTGAGCCTTTTGTCCTGGGGACACCAAGCCATGGAATTCCTTGTAAAAAGCGTACGCCCGGAAACCCTGAAAACCGCCACCCTGGTCATCGCCGTGGGCGAAGGCCGCAAGCTCGGCGCCACCGCCAAGGCCGTTGACGACGTCACCGGCGGTGCCATCGGCACCCTGCTCAAGCGTGGCGACCTGGCGGGCAAGGTCGGGCAGACGCTACTCCTGCAAGATTTGCCGAACATTAAGGCCGAGCGCGTGCTGCTGGTCGGCGCCGGCAAAGAGCGCGACCTCTCCGACCGCGCCTACCGCAAACTGGTTTCCTCGGTCCTCTCCAGCCTGAAGAACCTGGGTGGCGCCGACGCCGTCCTGGCCCTGGGCGACCTCGCCGTGAAAGGCCGCAACGCCCACGGCAAGGCCCGCCTGCAGGTGGAAACCCTGGCCGACGGCACCTACGTCTTCGACCGCTTCAAGAGCCAGAAGGCCGAAGCGCCGAAGCTGAAGAAGATCACCCTGCTGGTCGACAAGGCCGATACCGCCGCCGTCGAACAAGGCGCCAAGGAAGCCCAGGCCATCGCCAACGGCATGGCCCTGACCCGCGACCTGGGCAACCTGCCGCCGAACCTCTGCCACCCGACCTTCCTCGGTGAGCAGGCCAAGGCCATGGCCAAGGAGCACAAGGGACTGAAGGTCGAGGTCCTCGACGAGAAGAAACTCCGCGAGCTGGGCATGGGCTCCTTCCTTGCCGTCGCCCAGGGCAGCGACCAGCCGCCGCGTCTGATCGTGCTGCAGTACAACGGCGGCAAGAAGGACGAGGCGCCCCACGTACTGGTCGGCAAGGGCATCACCTTCGACACCGGTGGCATCAGCCTCAAGCCCGGCCTGGGCATGGACGAGATGAAGTTTGACATGTGCGGCGCCGCCTCCGTGTTCGGCACCTTCCGCGCCGTGCTGGAACTGCAGCTGCCGATCAACCTGGTGGGCGTGATGGCCTGCGCCGAGAACATGCCCAGCGGCGGCGCCACCCGTCCGGGCGACATCGTCACCACCATGAGCGGACAGACCGTCGAAATCCTCAACACCGACGCCGAAGGCCGCCTGGTGCTGTGCGACGCACTGACCTACGTCGAACGCTTCAAGCCGCAGTCCGTGGTGGACATCGCCACCCTGACCGGCGCCTGCATCGTCGCCCTGGGCTCCAACACCTCGGGCCTGATGGGCAACAACGACGCCCTGATCAAGCAACTGCTCAAGGCCGGTGAAGTCGCCGACGACCGCGCCTGGCAGCTGCCGCTGTTCGACGAGTACCAGGAGCAGCTCGACAGCCCCTTCGCCGACATCGCCAACATCGGCGGGCCGAAGGCCGGCACCATCACCGCTGGCTGCTTCCTGTCGCGCTTCGCCAAGAAGTTCCACTGGGCGCACCTGGACATCGCCGGCACCGCCTGGATCAGCGGTGGCAAGGACAAGGGTGCCACTGGCCGCCCGGTTCCGCTGCTGACCCAGTACCTGCTGGATCGCGCCAAGTAATGGCACAGTGCAACCTGCCGATGGGATCGAACGCATGACGCGCGTAGACTTCTACGTCATTCCCAGCGCCGATCCCGACGCACGCCTGACCATCGCCTGCCGCCTGGCCGAAAAGGCCTGGCGGCAAGGCATGCGCATCTTCGTGCTGTGCTCGGACGAGGACCAGCGTGAAGCGCTGGATGCTCGCCTGTGGAACTTCCGTGGCGAAACCTTCATCCCACACAATGCGGTGGAAGAAGACGCCGACTCACCGGTGGTTCTCGCCCTCGGCGAGCCGCCGGAGAGCCACCGGGACCTGCTGATCAACCTGACCCTGGCCATTCCCAACTGCGTCGACCGCTTCAACCGGGTCGCCGAACTGGTAATCGAGGAACCGGCAATTCGTCAGGCCGCGCGGGAGAATTTCCGACGCTACCGCGAGCAGGGCTATCCTTTGCAGGACCACCGCCTGCCACGCCCTTGAGAACGTTTCAGCCAAGACCATGGACAGCCGTAAGCCTCCGCACGACCCCGACCACCTGCTGGAAGACCTGAAATCGATCCAGGAACTGCTGGACGAGTCAGGCGTCGAGCCGCCGCTGCTCACCGAATCCTTCGAGCCGGACAACATTCCACTGCTGTCCGACGTCGTCACGCCTGCGCAGCAACCGCCGGAACTGCCGGCCGCCAAGCCCGCCGAGCCCGCCGAGCCGAAAGTCTCGGAACAAGCCAGCGACCTCAATCGCCTGGACCTGGAGCTGCGCGCCGCCGCCCATCTGATCCTGCAGGACGTGATCGATGACTTCGCGCCGCAGATCGAAGCCGAGCTCAAGCGTCGCCTGGAAGCCCGGATGCAGCGTCTGCTGGCCCAGCGCAAGAGCTGATTGCCCGCTCTGCGCACGCGGAAACGCCGGAGCCAACCTATAGGAGCGCCCCGTGGGTGCTATCGCGGGCAGGGCCCGCTCCTACAGGCGAGCATCGGCGCGATCACCATCAGCAAGCCCCCGGTGGCCTGATCTCCCCGCCTCCCGTTATACTCAGCGGTTTTCCGTCTAGCCTTATCAGGGTCCCGCCGCGCTCATGGACAAGACCTACCAGCCCC harbors:
- a CDS encoding PilW family protein, translating into MRRLVQQRGFTLVEMMVAVTIGLLIMVGVLSLYLNLRRTNDDMANTNALIENGRFAVQLMQEDLSHAGFWNGYIPQFDDLTWSDVPTDVPAALPPVCGDFSTWTAADKTAVLGVAVQAFSAVPAGCSGIVTNLATNSDVLVVRHVATCSPGVGNCEASTAGKVYFQVSSCSTEPASSYVFGTGGFVLHQRDCLALAESRKYVTDIYYVRTYAVTPGDGIPTLMRSQFDSSGGATPVTGQQAAVPLIEGIEAFRVELGIDNISKTGGAVRYDQAIIWTDPTNQTSPTNRGDGTADGSFIHCGAGSCALADLMNVVEAKLYVLVRSRSVAPGYTSDKTYALGGATLGPFTDSYKRHLFTSSAALVNVSRRRQTP
- the pilV gene encoding type IV pilus modification protein PilV, which gives rise to MVLSRQRGLTLIELLVSILIISLGLLGLAKLQTRMQLSDMESYQRAQALLLLNDMSSRMTANPNNSANYVTGSASPVGAGMTCSTSTATRQQADLADWCNNLQGAAEVGGGNVKAGAMLGGRGCVESLGSGQYLITVAWQGMSPISAPPTSVACGSGQYNGGGTSDCKDDLCRRVVTTIVRVATL
- a CDS encoding type IV pilin protein, with product MPIRSRGFTLIELMVVVAIVAILAAIAYPSYQQYIIRGKRSAAQAQMMDIANREQQYLLANRIYADSAAMASSGYTLTSDVSSNYSYSITVNNAATPPTYTITFTPSGRQASDGALTLDSIGNKTPTAKW
- a CDS encoding EAL domain-containing protein produces the protein MPLRNYARRRRVPRLVFALSMAVLPLTLGGIIIYWQALRSMSVEAHTASSEALRLFDLMLGNAEGAARVALSQAGKPCNDSTLVLREQVAVVPFVRSVNLTRGDDIYCTSLFGDFKEPLEGASYVEGRLRLMAGNPVTPKVAVLILREVKGEYGALATVDGRYLSTTLQLVNQRSDLQLQVGATWMDEEGNVHEGEPAPLPIGHIRLVSERFPYAVIGGYPEGSQWRHIRQEALPLAILLLMLGAISGLACYWLWGRSATPSLELERALMAGEFIPYLQPLVDARDGRWVGAEVLMRWQHPREGMVGPDLFIPMAERSGLIVPMTRDLMRQVGDGLAPYAELLGADFHLGINISAVHCSEAGLFDDCLKLQAKFLPHQLNLVLELTERELIAASELTDQLFERLDAQGIRLALDDFGTGNSSLAYLHRFKVDALKIDKSFVAMIGVDALSVRILDSIVELCGKLDLMIIAEGVETEEQWRYLNERKVDVLQGYLFGRPMPLDAFAQALREGRESAG
- a CDS encoding RDD family protein, whose amino-acid sequence is MSRPQLQPAGNFPPATLIRRFAAMFYDFLLCVALMMVVTLIYQQGFLRLIYGSEKLKQLADQGGLIGDPLLSSLLFISLFAFFAKFWTHNGQTLGMQVWGIRVQNANGSRISLLQALLRFVISIGSWACLGLGFLWMLWDKDKRTWQDRYSESVVIQIPKEVRKTTQGRS
- the lptG gene encoding LPS export ABC transporter permease LptG, coding for MRKLDRYIGITVFISILAVLGVILGLAELFAFVDQLGQINDTYTLVDALKFVLLTAPSRAYDMLPMAALIGCLVGLGTLASNSELTIMRAAGVSLQRIVWAVMKPMLVLMCAGILLGEYVVPYTETMAQNDRALAQSGGGVTNSTSGLWHRQGREFIQINVVRSDGVLLGVTRYDFDEARRLQTSSFAKRARFRDNQWVLENVTTTVLHMDEKRSEVREAQYEPWNIQLTPQLLNTVVMEPEALSISGLWSYIHYLEDQGLSANRYWLAFWTKILQPAVTAALVLMAISFIFGPLRSVTLGQRVFTGVLVGFSFRIAQDLLGPSSQVFNFPPLLAVLVPAAICAFLGALLLRRAG
- the lptF gene encoding LPS export ABC transporter permease LptF yields the protein MIVFRYLSREVLITMSAVSAVLLVIIMSGRFIKYLAQAAQGMLDPGSLFMIMGVRLPGFLQLILPLGLFLGILLAYGRLYLDSEMTVLTATGMSQQRLTVYSLAPALLVSLVVAWLSLWAAPQGITQMQLLLNKQDAMTEFDTLAPGRFQSMREGSRVTYTETLANERTQLGGVFIADKNPPRNGKDGGASVLVANTGEQQIHADGSRYLILKDGYRYDGTPGQADYRVIKYDTYGVLLPKPEVSSEIDDRDAIPTSELISSTDVRMKSELQWRLSIPLLVFVVTVLAVPLSRVNPRQGRFLKLLPAVLLYMAYLALLIAGRGMLDKGKIPLALGLWWIHALFLSIGLLLLYWEPLRLKLAAAQAKSARGLNHA
- a CDS encoding leucyl aminopeptidase, with amino-acid sequence MEFLVKSVRPETLKTATLVIAVGEGRKLGATAKAVDDVTGGAIGTLLKRGDLAGKVGQTLLLQDLPNIKAERVLLVGAGKERDLSDRAYRKLVSSVLSSLKNLGGADAVLALGDLAVKGRNAHGKARLQVETLADGTYVFDRFKSQKAEAPKLKKITLLVDKADTAAVEQGAKEAQAIANGMALTRDLGNLPPNLCHPTFLGEQAKAMAKEHKGLKVEVLDEKKLRELGMGSFLAVAQGSDQPPRLIVLQYNGGKKDEAPHVLVGKGITFDTGGISLKPGLGMDEMKFDMCGAASVFGTFRAVLELQLPINLVGVMACAENMPSGGATRPGDIVTTMSGQTVEILNTDAEGRLVLCDALTYVERFKPQSVVDIATLTGACIVALGSNTSGLMGNNDALIKQLLKAGEVADDRAWQLPLFDEYQEQLDSPFADIANIGGPKAGTITAGCFLSRFAKKFHWAHLDIAGTAWISGGKDKGATGRPVPLLTQYLLDRAK
- a CDS encoding DNA polymerase III subunit chi, translating into MTRVDFYVIPSADPDARLTIACRLAEKAWRQGMRIFVLCSDEDQREALDARLWNFRGETFIPHNAVEEDADSPVVLALGEPPESHRDLLINLTLAIPNCVDRFNRVAELVIEEPAIRQAARENFRRYREQGYPLQDHRLPRP
- a CDS encoding DNA polymerase III subunit chi gives rise to the protein MDSRKPPHDPDHLLEDLKSIQELLDESGVEPPLLTESFEPDNIPLLSDVVTPAQQPPELPAAKPAEPAEPKVSEQASDLNRLDLELRAAAHLILQDVIDDFAPQIEAELKRRLEARMQRLLAQRKS